Proteins co-encoded in one Afipia sp. P52-10 genomic window:
- a CDS encoding amidase family protein has product MHNASSTERIATDLPLLSFTFAAVRAARQQGVSARALVAESCRRAEAVAGEGIFTALVPAEQAIRRAEEFDARARAGEVLPLLGLTFSVKDNIHVAGMVTTSNCPALAIMPQESAHAVALLERAGAVLIGKNTMDQFATGLNGTRSPEPLCGNALDRRYIPGGSSSGSAVAVARDVVAFSLGSDTGGSGRVPAACNGIVGLKPTIGLVSTHGLLYNSRIFDCVPVFTRVAADAYDVLEQIAGYDPRDPCSRADADRIDLSVHVPPGNMLAVPREDQLQFFGDTHSRVAFAENLERLQQCGFALTEIDFSPFAAAGRLVFQSAMVAERLCDYGEVIATRRDAIHPAVLAAIEPGLGYSAREAFEALYELKRLQRLAAMALEPFAALVVPTIPTIFTIEDMLAEPMTRNTIMGTYTYFVNPLDMCAVSIPGARRGDGLPSALCFAGRAGEDSVLRSLALAFERV; this is encoded by the coding sequence ATGCACAATGCCTCGTCCACCGAACGCATTGCGACAGATCTGCCGTTGTTGTCCTTCACCTTCGCGGCGGTGCGGGCGGCGCGTCAGCAAGGTGTCAGTGCTAGGGCATTGGTTGCTGAAAGTTGCCGGCGTGCGGAAGCGGTTGCGGGCGAGGGAATCTTTACGGCCCTTGTTCCGGCCGAGCAGGCGATCCGCCGCGCCGAGGAATTCGACGCGCGCGCACGCGCCGGCGAAGTGCTGCCGTTGCTCGGGTTGACGTTCTCGGTCAAGGATAACATCCATGTGGCGGGCATGGTGACGACCAGCAATTGCCCCGCGCTGGCGATCATGCCGCAGGAGAGTGCCCATGCGGTCGCATTGTTGGAACGTGCGGGTGCGGTGCTGATCGGCAAGAATACGATGGATCAGTTCGCGACCGGCCTGAATGGCACGCGCAGCCCTGAGCCGCTGTGCGGCAACGCGCTCGATCGTCGCTACATCCCCGGCGGATCGAGTTCCGGTTCGGCCGTCGCAGTTGCGCGCGACGTCGTCGCCTTCTCGCTTGGAAGCGATACGGGAGGATCCGGACGGGTGCCAGCCGCGTGCAACGGTATCGTCGGGCTCAAGCCCACGATCGGTTTGGTGAGTACGCACGGGCTGCTCTACAACAGCCGCATTTTCGATTGTGTGCCGGTGTTCACGCGGGTCGCCGCCGATGCCTACGACGTGCTGGAGCAAATCGCGGGATACGATCCGCGTGATCCGTGCAGTCGGGCGGATGCTGATCGAATCGATCTATCGGTTCACGTGCCGCCGGGAAATATGTTGGCTGTCCCGCGCGAGGACCAACTGCAGTTCTTCGGCGATACACATTCGCGCGTTGCCTTTGCGGAAAATCTGGAGCGGCTCCAGCAATGCGGGTTCGCGCTCACTGAAATCGACTTCAGCCCGTTTGCTGCTGCCGGAAGGCTGGTGTTTCAATCCGCCATGGTGGCGGAGCGCCTATGTGACTATGGTGAGGTCATCGCAACGCGGCGCGATGCGATCCATCCGGCCGTGTTGGCGGCAATCGAGCCCGGCCTCGGCTATAGCGCCAGAGAGGCATTCGAGGCGCTGTATGAGCTGAAGCGGTTGCAGCGTCTGGCCGCCATGGCGCTAGAACCTTTTGCCGCTCTCGTCGTGCCGACGATCCCGACCATTTTCACGATCGAGGATATGCTGGCGGAGCCGATGACCCGCAACACCATCATGGGGACCTACACCTACTTCGTGAACCCGCTCGATATGTGCGCAGTTTCCATTCCCGGCGCGCGTCGCGGCGATGGCTTGCCTTCGGCGCTCTGCTTTGCCGGCCGCGCAGGCGAGGACAGTGTTCTGCGCTCGCTTGCCCTTGCCTTCGAGCGGGTCTGA
- a CDS encoding MFS transporter, whose translation MTEHGHETRGENAHDSVNTGEIAIGVIIGRTSEFFDYFVYAIASVVVFPKIVFPYTDPLTGTLYSFAIFALAFIARPIGTTIFLTVDRLYGRGVKLTIALFLLGTSTVAVAFLPGYEQIGMASAVLLAILRIGQGLSLGGTWDGLAPLLALNVPPKQRGWYAMIPQLAAPLGLMVASALFAFFIIKLSAADFLAWGWRYPFFVAFAINVVALFARLRIVVTPEYSQLFESRDLEPEPVVRTLRAEGRNVLIGTFAPLASFALFHMVTVFPLSWVFLFTQEGPGRFLIIETIAAGFGALAIVASGPIADRVGRRTLLGASAVAIAAFSGFAPQLLNGGDIGEAVFMILGFILLGISFGQSSGSVASNFSRAHRYTASALTSDFAWLCGAGFAPFVALALSSQFGLLSAGAYLLSGAVCTLLALTMSTRLDSQDQRPD comes from the coding sequence ATGACAGAACACGGGCACGAAACGCGCGGCGAGAACGCTCACGATAGCGTGAATACCGGCGAAATCGCCATTGGCGTGATCATCGGACGGACATCGGAATTCTTCGATTATTTCGTTTACGCGATCGCCTCGGTGGTCGTGTTCCCGAAAATCGTGTTTCCGTACACCGATCCGCTGACCGGGACGCTCTATTCCTTCGCCATCTTCGCCCTTGCCTTCATTGCCCGGCCGATCGGCACTACGATTTTCCTGACGGTCGACCGCCTATACGGCCGCGGCGTCAAACTCACGATCGCGCTGTTCCTTCTGGGAACATCGACCGTCGCGGTCGCCTTCCTGCCGGGCTACGAGCAGATCGGCATGGCCTCCGCAGTTCTGCTCGCGATTTTGCGCATCGGTCAGGGGCTGTCACTGGGCGGAACGTGGGATGGTCTTGCTCCGCTGCTCGCGCTCAACGTTCCTCCGAAGCAGCGCGGCTGGTATGCAATGATCCCGCAACTCGCCGCACCTCTCGGCTTGATGGTCGCGAGCGCACTGTTTGCATTCTTCATCATCAAGCTATCGGCCGCGGACTTCCTCGCGTGGGGTTGGCGCTATCCGTTCTTCGTCGCATTCGCGATCAACGTCGTGGCCCTGTTCGCGCGACTGCGCATCGTCGTCACGCCCGAGTATTCGCAACTGTTCGAAAGCCGCGATCTCGAGCCAGAACCCGTGGTGCGCACGCTGCGCGCGGAAGGCCGCAACGTGCTGATCGGTACCTTCGCGCCGCTGGCGAGCTTCGCGCTGTTTCACATGGTGACCGTGTTTCCGCTTTCGTGGGTATTCCTCTTCACCCAGGAGGGGCCGGGCCGCTTCCTGATCATCGAGACAATCGCCGCCGGCTTCGGCGCATTGGCGATCGTCGCATCCGGACCGATTGCCGACCGAGTCGGACGTCGCACGCTGCTCGGCGCGTCGGCAGTGGCGATCGCCGCCTTCAGCGGCTTCGCACCGCAATTGCTCAATGGCGGCGACATCGGCGAAGCCGTCTTCATGATTCTGGGCTTCATCCTGCTCGGCATCTCGTTCGGGCAATCGTCGGGTTCGGTCGCATCGAATTTCTCGCGCGCCCATCGCTACACCGCCTCGGCGTTGACGTCCGACTTCGCATGGCTCTGCGGCGCGGGCTTTGCACCGTTCGTCGCGCTGGCGCTGTCGAGCCAGTTCGGACTGTTATCGGCCGGCGCCTACCTGCTGTCGGGGGCCGTATGCACATTGCTCGCCCTGACGATGAGCACGCGGCTCGACAGCCAGGACCAGCGCCCCGACTAG
- the cyoA gene encoding ubiquinol oxidase subunit II, giving the protein MSRFRYLALLPLFAALGSCQAVVLSPSGDVAAQQRDILVQSTALMLLIVVPVMITTAVIAWRYRQSNTSARYSPDWDHSAHLELVIWSVPLLIIICIGAITWAGTHLLDPYRPLGRIATERPIPDDSKALRVEVVALDWKWLFIYPEYGIAAVNELAAPVDRPIDFHITSSSVMNSFFIPALAGQIYAMPGMQTQLKAVINKPGVYSGFSANYSGAGFSGMRFAFHGVTDADFDKWIERAKAEGSRLDRAAYLRLEKPSEREPVRRYASVDPALFNAILNMCVEPSKMCMSEMAEIDAKGGLGLAGVRNILPLTYDKVVRRGAVFGAEPSYVYTLCTVEEATARNAQQTVAATATPALDLSRLKGAGLPLPTFTPLKASTPSFSLRLDRLPSDS; this is encoded by the coding sequence ATGAGCCGGTTCCGTTATCTCGCCCTTCTGCCTCTCTTCGCCGCTTTGGGCAGCTGTCAGGCGGTGGTGCTGTCGCCATCCGGTGACGTGGCTGCCCAGCAGCGCGACATCCTGGTGCAATCGACGGCGTTGATGTTGTTGATCGTCGTGCCGGTGATGATAACGACTGCGGTGATCGCTTGGCGCTACCGCCAGTCCAATACGTCGGCGCGCTACTCGCCGGATTGGGATCACTCGGCGCATCTCGAACTCGTCATTTGGTCGGTTCCGTTGCTGATCATCATCTGCATCGGCGCCATCACCTGGGCCGGCACCCATTTGCTCGATCCGTATCGTCCACTCGGCCGCATTGCGACAGAGCGGCCCATTCCTGACGATTCCAAGGCGCTGCGGGTGGAGGTCGTCGCGCTCGATTGGAAATGGCTCTTCATCTATCCCGAATACGGAATTGCTGCAGTCAACGAGCTTGCGGCGCCGGTCGATCGGCCGATCGATTTCCACATTACCTCGTCGTCGGTGATGAACTCGTTCTTCATTCCCGCGCTGGCCGGCCAGATTTACGCGATGCCGGGCATGCAGACCCAGCTCAAGGCGGTGATCAACAAGCCGGGCGTCTATAGCGGCTTCTCCGCCAACTACAGCGGAGCCGGCTTTTCCGGCATGCGCTTCGCGTTCCATGGCGTCACCGATGCCGACTTCGACAAGTGGATCGAAAGGGCAAAGGCCGAAGGCTCTCGGCTCGATCGAGCCGCTTATCTGCGGCTCGAGAAGCCGAGCGAGCGTGAGCCGGTGCGCCGTTATGCCAGCGTCGATCCCGCATTGTTCAATGCCATTCTCAATATGTGTGTCGAACCGTCGAAGATGTGCATGAGCGAGATGGCCGAGATCGATGCCAAGGGTGGTCTCGGGCTCGCGGGTGTTCGTAACATCCTGCCGCTGACCTACGATAAGGTTGTCCGGCGCGGTGCCGTGTTCGGCGCGGAGCCGTCTTACGTGTACACCCTATGTACGGTCGAGGAGGCCACGGCGCGCAATGCGCAACAGACCGTCGCCGCGACGGCCACACCGGCCCTTGATCTGTCGCGGTTGAAAGGTGCGGGACTGCCGCTGCCGACCTTCACGCCCTTGAAGGCGTCAACACCATCGTTCTCGCTGCGCCTCGATCGCCTGCCGTCGGACTCCTGA